A window of the Neofelis nebulosa isolate mNeoNeb1 chromosome 13, mNeoNeb1.pri, whole genome shotgun sequence genome harbors these coding sequences:
- the MRPS16 gene encoding small ribosomal subunit protein bS16m: protein MVQLTTVLCKAYHGGHLTIRLALSGCTNRPFYRIVAAHNKCPRDGRFVEQLGSYDPLPNSHGEKIVALNLDRIRHWIGCGAHLSKPVEKLLGLSGFFPLHPMMITNAERLRRKRAREVLLASQKTDTEATETQTS from the exons ATGGTCCAGCTCA CTACTGTCCTCTGCAAGGCCTACCATGGAGGCCACTTAACCATCCGCCTTGCCTTGAGTGGCTGTACCAACCGGCCTTTCTACCGCATTGTGGCTGCTCACAACAAGTGCCCTAGGGATGGCCGTTTCGTGGAGCAGCTGGGCTCCTATGATCCATTGCCCAACAGTCATGGAGAGAAAATCGTTGCTCTCAACCTGGACCGGATCCGGCATTGGATCGGCTGTGGGGCTCATCTCTCTAAGCCTGTGGAGAAGCTTCTGG GTCTCTCTGGCTTCTTCCCTCTGCATCCCATGATGATCACAAATGCTGAGAGGCTGCGAAGGAAACGGGCACGTGAAGTCCTCTTAGCATCtcagaaaacagacacagaagcTACAGAAACACAAACGAGCTGA